A region of Paenibacillus sp. 37 DNA encodes the following proteins:
- a CDS encoding SDR family NAD(P)-dependent oxidoreductase — MNINLQNKIALVTGSSGGIGAAIAGSLAHCGAKVAVNGLHNMERAEEVVAAIRDAGGEAAAFQADVTDMDAIESMVGDITLRFGGPIDLLINNAGHLVERSPIETMSEELYSRIMDVNLKSAVFVSKAVIPGMKAAGGGRIINLTSVAAHNGGGPGAAIYAASKAAVIALTKGLAKELAPGGITVNALSPGFIGQTAFHATFTSAEGRTSAVGSIPLGREGTPDDVAGAALYLCSDLGAFITGETIEINGGMYMR; from the coding sequence ATGAATATTAACTTGCAGAACAAAATTGCGTTGGTAACAGGTTCGAGTGGAGGGATTGGCGCTGCTATTGCCGGGTCATTGGCTCATTGTGGGGCGAAGGTGGCTGTGAATGGTCTGCATAATATGGAGCGGGCGGAGGAGGTCGTGGCAGCGATTCGGGATGCTGGTGGTGAAGCGGCGGCATTTCAGGCCGATGTGACCGATATGGATGCCATAGAATCGATGGTTGGGGATATCACGCTTCGTTTCGGCGGTCCAATTGACCTGTTGATCAATAATGCGGGGCATCTGGTGGAGCGGAGCCCTATTGAAACGATGAGCGAGGAGCTTTACAGCCGGATTATGGATGTCAATCTGAAGAGCGCCGTATTTGTCTCCAAAGCGGTCATTCCTGGCATGAAGGCGGCTGGAGGCGGACGAATTATCAATCTGACCTCGGTGGCGGCTCATAATGGTGGGGGGCCGGGTGCAGCTATTTACGCAGCCTCCAAGGCGGCTGTCATTGCGTTAACCAAAGGGCTTGCCAAAGAACTGGCTCCTGGGGGGATTACGGTTAATGCCCTTTCACCGGGCTTCATTGGACAGACGGCATTCCATGCTACGTTCACCTCGGCAGAAGGCCGGACTTCTGCAGTAGGCAGCATCCCGCTTGGACGGGAAGGGACTCCCGATGATGTTGCAGGAGCGGCGTTGTACCTGTGTTCTGACCTGGGGGCTTTTATCACCGGAGAGACGATAGAAATCAATGGCGGAATGTACATGCGTTGA
- a CDS encoding carbohydrate ABC transporter permease, translated as MRTPSVRYRIFRIGNLVFLTLLSLTMILPFINVLAQSLSSSEAIMGGKVSFWPVAFTWINYEYVFGDAAFWRAFAVSVGVTLVGTLVNLAATASLAYPVSRPEYKGRSLVVMFVLVTVVFSAPLIPNFILMKELHLVNNPLVLIVPGAINAFNFFVMRSFFSQLPGELIDAARIDGCGEFGIIWRIVIPLSKPAMASLGIFYAVGHWNTYSTALYYLNDPAWWPIQVTLKKLFESDDISVDPGSAVYSTLAHTSPEGIKMATIIIATLPIIIIYPFLQKHFVKGIMVGSVKS; from the coding sequence ATGCGTACCCCCAGTGTCCGTTACCGTATATTTCGCATTGGCAATCTCGTTTTTCTTACGCTGCTCTCGTTGACGATGATTCTGCCTTTCATTAATGTGCTGGCCCAATCACTTAGCAGCTCGGAAGCGATCATGGGCGGAAAGGTTAGCTTCTGGCCTGTAGCTTTTACATGGATCAATTACGAATATGTATTCGGCGATGCTGCCTTCTGGCGGGCCTTTGCGGTATCGGTTGGGGTAACGTTAGTCGGTACGCTGGTCAATCTCGCCGCAACCGCATCACTCGCGTATCCCGTGTCCCGTCCAGAGTACAAGGGTCGCTCTCTTGTTGTCATGTTTGTCCTGGTGACCGTCGTATTCTCGGCGCCGCTCATTCCGAACTTTATCCTGATGAAGGAGCTGCATCTGGTCAACAATCCACTGGTGCTGATTGTGCCAGGAGCGATTAACGCCTTTAACTTTTTCGTCATGCGTTCATTCTTCTCCCAGCTACCGGGTGAATTGATCGATGCCGCCCGCATCGATGGCTGTGGGGAGTTTGGCATCATCTGGCGTATCGTCATCCCATTGTCCAAACCGGCCATGGCATCACTCGGCATTTTCTATGCGGTAGGCCACTGGAATACCTATTCCACCGCCCTGTATTATCTGAATGATCCAGCCTGGTGGCCGATCCAGGTAACACTCAAGAAGCTATTTGAGAGTGACGATATTTCCGTCGATCCGGGTTCTGCCGTCTATAGCACCCTTGCACATACATCGCCGGAAGGCATCAAAATGGCGACCATCATCATCGCCACCTTGCCAATCATTATCATATACCCTTTCCTGCAAAAGCATTTTGTAAAAGGAATCATGGTCGGCTCCGTCAAATCTTAA
- a CDS encoding response regulator: MFRILITDDEPMIRMGLAKMIEQAGLFDCEIRQAAHGEEALQVVKDFRPHILFTDIRMPTMDGIELCRRLSEQGSTMRIIVVSGYSDFEYARACMDYGVKRYLLKPVGRQELHELLLKLLASEEDKPTVSLVPVRELNDWAMRLEEAIWELRQSDVTELLAAWSNRYPAYALMPEQTAELFQELLELIVARMNARGNGTMSTSSEIIVSASSKECFEALGNEIQTLMNRIKEKRSGKRKHPVEEAKAYLEQHLRREVSLDEIASKLGLNSSYFSQLFKQTTGQTFIQYRIRSKMELAKRMLEQPGNRITDISYEVGYADHPHFTKTFKKITGLTPSEYRSKLGIE, translated from the coding sequence ATGTTCAGAATCTTGATTACGGACGATGAACCGATGATTCGGATGGGTCTGGCGAAGATGATTGAGCAAGCAGGACTGTTTGATTGTGAGATTCGGCAGGCGGCGCATGGGGAAGAGGCTCTTCAGGTGGTGAAGGACTTTCGGCCACACATCCTGTTCACGGATATTCGCATGCCAACGATGGATGGCATTGAGTTGTGTCGACGTTTATCCGAGCAAGGCAGTACGATGCGCATTATTGTAGTCTCCGGTTATTCAGACTTTGAATATGCAAGAGCCTGTATGGATTATGGGGTAAAACGATATCTGCTCAAACCAGTGGGACGACAGGAGCTTCATGAACTGTTGCTCAAATTGCTGGCATCCGAAGAGGATAAACCTACGGTATCCCTTGTACCCGTGAGGGAGCTGAATGATTGGGCCATGCGTCTGGAAGAGGCTATATGGGAGTTAAGGCAATCCGATGTGACGGAACTGCTCGCAGCATGGTCGAATCGTTATCCGGCATATGCCCTGATGCCTGAGCAGACAGCGGAGCTTTTTCAGGAATTGCTGGAATTGATTGTAGCCAGAATGAACGCCCGTGGCAACGGAACGATGAGTACGTCCAGTGAGATAATTGTAAGCGCTTCCTCAAAAGAGTGCTTCGAGGCTCTGGGCAACGAAATCCAGACGTTGATGAATAGGATCAAGGAAAAGCGGAGTGGCAAGCGCAAGCATCCGGTGGAAGAAGCAAAGGCTTATCTGGAGCAGCATTTGCGCCGGGAAGTTTCACTGGACGAGATTGCTTCCAAGCTTGGACTGAACTCATCCTACTTCAGCCAACTGTTTAAACAGACGACAGGTCAGACCTTTATCCAATACCGGATACGCAGCAAAATGGAACTGGCCAAACGCATGCTGGAACAACCGGGCAACCGGATTACGGATATATCCTACGAAGTGGGGTATGCGGATCATCCCCATTTTACCAAGACATTCAAGAAAATTACCGGACTGACCCCGTCCGAATATCGCAGTAAGTTGGGCATTGAATGA
- a CDS encoding sensor histidine kinase, translated as MMKRSLSIRLFFHFAIVITLSLSAIGLFTYTYASTEMNDQLGDNIAQTMRNTAYQTDLYLQNYDRATYSILSNGSVKHFLDMNSEDSYAYYEYSRQIKRNVFPPVFMLYPQIKFLYVIGENGRVVIDDNQNSAGIPDIDAAQQYKELLAATPANGESTLLTRSIRSGQSSNVITIARRIRGISSYTPNGVLAMEVNVLELDNIWGELDLGQGGYQYVMDQNGNVIYLPGVEEAQTVMSSGTVDRLMHMEAGSLEQNTDGTKRLFISELSAYSGWRFVASVPLSELQRPIATIRSATLWVGAGTLLAALVVAYRIGASQVEPIRVLMNGMRQTEKGIWNKVEMKERRDEIGVLIRSYNLMVSRLSDMIESVYESELRRQKSEIELQQEALERHRAEFQALQLQINPHFLYNTLETIKCYAVVQDSEEIAQMVESMAHMLRYSIQTNLEEITVANELKHVLAYLSIMKHRMDRELEVEVIIAPDLLLEKMVRLTLQPLVENVLQHAFPQGMEPGHYIRIDARRLEDRFLVIVQDNGMGMNDERLKKLRDRLELNRLAGEDSDDVYHRGGIGLMNVHRRIQLVFGETYGLMIESERGLGTTITMALPADQHSKRI; from the coding sequence ATGATGAAGCGAAGCCTGTCGATCCGCTTGTTCTTTCATTTTGCCATCGTAATTACGTTGTCGCTGTCTGCCATTGGCTTGTTTACCTATACCTATGCTTCAACTGAGATGAACGATCAGCTGGGGGACAACATCGCGCAAACGATGCGTAATACGGCGTACCAGACCGATTTGTATTTGCAAAATTATGATCGCGCGACCTACTCCATCCTCTCGAACGGAAGTGTGAAGCACTTCCTCGATATGAATTCGGAGGATAGTTATGCCTATTACGAGTATAGCCGTCAGATTAAAAGGAACGTGTTCCCGCCTGTTTTTATGTTATATCCACAGATCAAGTTTCTGTATGTTATCGGGGAGAACGGGCGGGTTGTCATCGATGACAACCAGAATTCAGCGGGCATACCCGATATCGATGCTGCCCAGCAGTATAAGGAGCTGCTCGCTGCAACCCCTGCGAATGGCGAATCGACGTTGCTCACCCGCAGTATTCGCAGTGGACAGAGTTCGAATGTCATTACGATTGCACGCCGGATCAGGGGGATATCCTCCTACACACCAAACGGAGTGCTGGCGATGGAAGTGAATGTGCTGGAGCTTGACAACATCTGGGGAGAACTCGATCTCGGTCAAGGGGGATATCAGTATGTGATGGATCAGAACGGAAATGTCATCTACCTTCCTGGGGTCGAGGAGGCGCAAACCGTGATGTCATCCGGCACCGTGGACAGACTTATGCACATGGAGGCAGGGTCACTGGAACAGAACACGGATGGCACCAAACGGCTGTTTATATCGGAACTGTCTGCCTATTCGGGCTGGCGCTTTGTCGCTTCCGTACCGCTGTCGGAGCTTCAAAGGCCGATTGCAACGATTCGCTCAGCTACATTATGGGTTGGTGCAGGAACCTTGCTCGCTGCGCTTGTTGTGGCGTATCGGATCGGAGCATCTCAAGTGGAACCCATTCGGGTGCTGATGAACGGAATGAGACAGACGGAGAAGGGAATCTGGAACAAAGTGGAGATGAAGGAAAGGCGTGATGAGATCGGCGTGCTGATCCGCAGCTATAATCTGATGGTCAGCCGTCTGTCGGACATGATTGAGAGTGTATACGAGTCGGAGCTGCGCCGCCAGAAGTCGGAAATTGAGCTACAGCAGGAGGCGTTGGAACGACACCGTGCGGAATTTCAGGCGCTCCAGTTGCAGATCAATCCACATTTTCTCTACAACACGCTGGAGACGATCAAATGTTATGCCGTTGTACAGGACTCCGAAGAAATTGCACAGATGGTGGAATCGATGGCCCACATGCTCCGTTATTCCATTCAGACCAATCTGGAGGAAATTACGGTGGCCAATGAGTTGAAGCATGTGCTCGCCTACCTTTCCATCATGAAACATCGCATGGATCGGGAGCTTGAAGTGGAGGTCATCATTGCACCGGATCTGTTGCTGGAAAAAATGGTTCGTCTCACCCTCCAGCCCCTGGTGGAGAATGTGCTGCAACATGCGTTTCCACAGGGCATGGAACCGGGTCATTATATCCGCATCGATGCTCGGCGCCTGGAAGATCGCTTCCTTGTGATCGTGCAGGATAACGGCATGGGCATGAACGATGAACGCCTGAAGAAGCTGCGTGACCGTCTGGAATTGAATCGTCTGGCAGGGGAAGATTCCGATGATGTCTACCATCGTGGAGGCATTGGTCTTATGAATGTCCATCGACGGATTCAACTGGTATTTGGAGAAACGTATGGCTTGATGATTGAGAGTGAGCGGGGCTTGGGAACGACCATTACGATGGCGCTTCCGGCCGATCAGCACAGCAAGCGGATTTAA
- a CDS encoding ABC transporter permease, translated as MGVRLGDAGRYLWRYRILYLLSLPGILYFFLFKYVPLFGSVIAFQNYNIFKGITGSDWVGLEHFQKMFSHYDFLRILNNTLLLGLYDLVIAFPVPILLAILLNEVRMIVFKRLLQTIVYMPHFLSWVVISGIFMGIFSMDAGVVNKALGFLGMQPIYFLGEDSYIRSILIGSGIWRDSGYGTIIFLAAIAGINPDLYEAAEVDGAGRLKQIWSITLPSLLPTIMILLLLHIGKFLDLGFERVFVFLNPLNLESGEILDTYIYKAGLLSQQYSYTTAIGLFKSVVGLMLILLGNFFSKKTTGESLY; from the coding sequence CTGGGCGTTCGGCTCGGAGATGCGGGACGTTATCTGTGGCGATACCGGATACTATATCTGCTCTCCTTACCGGGTATCCTGTATTTTTTCCTCTTCAAATATGTACCTTTATTCGGTTCAGTGATTGCCTTTCAGAACTACAACATTTTCAAAGGCATCACCGGCAGTGATTGGGTAGGGTTGGAGCATTTCCAGAAGATGTTCAGCCATTATGACTTTTTGCGAATTCTCAATAATACACTTCTGCTCGGACTATATGATCTGGTGATTGCATTCCCGGTACCGATCTTACTGGCCATTCTGCTAAATGAAGTACGGATGATTGTGTTTAAACGGTTGCTGCAAACGATTGTATACATGCCTCACTTTCTATCCTGGGTTGTTATTAGCGGGATCTTCATGGGCATTTTCTCGATGGACGCCGGGGTGGTAAACAAGGCACTTGGGTTTCTGGGGATGCAACCAATCTACTTCCTTGGAGAAGACTCGTACATTCGTTCCATTTTGATTGGTTCCGGCATCTGGCGTGACTCTGGGTATGGAACGATTATTTTCCTGGCAGCCATTGCGGGCATCAATCCCGATCTGTATGAGGCGGCAGAGGTGGACGGAGCTGGGCGTTTGAAGCAAATATGGTCGATTACCCTTCCATCCTTGCTGCCAACGATTATGATTTTGTTGTTGCTGCACATCGGAAAGTTCCTCGATCTGGGTTTTGAGCGTGTGTTTGTGTTCCTGAATCCGCTCAATCTGGAATCTGGTGAAATTCTGGATACGTATATCTACAAAGCTGGACTTCTTTCACAGCAATACAGTTATACAACGGCCATCGGATTGTTCAAGTCGGTCGTGGGCTTGATGCTTATTCTACTCGGTAACTTTTTCAGCAAAAAAACAACCGGCGAAAGCCTGTATTAG